The Aphis gossypii isolate Hap1 chromosome 3, ASM2018417v2, whole genome shotgun sequence genome includes a region encoding these proteins:
- the LOC114118908 gene encoding neuropeptide CCHamide-1 receptor-like isoform X2 — translation MDGGNGVVNDTSNSTLLVDEYDYSERPETYIVPVLFAFIFFVGTVGNGSLVLIFIRHRNMINVPNIYILSLALGDLLVLLSCIPFTSTVYTVPSWPFGLTICKVSETTKDISIGVTVFTLTALSADRFFAIVDPMRKLHASVGGRRATKFTVTVAVTIWCLAVACAVPAATNSYVRQFQQNNVTLFEACYPYAEELGPTYPRLVVVIRFLVYYVVPLSAIACFYAMMARHLIHSTRNMPGEVQGQMRQVRARKKVAKTVLAFVLVFAVCFLPYHVFMLWFYLNPRSQDEYNIFWHVLRIAGFCLCYSNSCINPIALYLVSGTFRKHFDRQLFWWLVKPPGGQITESKNGYMRRKNGTREKDRTINNDSTTIANVQLSTFTRRTADTNHTNTTTVLICTGLNDATTII, via the exons ATGGATGGCGGTAACGGTGTCGTCAACGACACGTCCAATAGCACACTACTCGTAGACGAATATGACTACTCGGAGAGACCGGAAACGTACATTGTTCCGGTACTGTTCGCGTTCATATTTTTCGTCGGTACCGTTGGAAACGGATCTCTGGTGTTGATATTCATCCGGCACAGGAACATGATCAACGTAccgaatatatacatactcaGCCTTGCGTTGGGCGATCTACTGGTGCTGTTGAGCTGCATACCGTTCACGTCCACTGTCTACACG GTGCCATCCTGGCCGTTCGGGTTGACCATCTGCAAGGTGTCCGAGACCACCAAGGACATATCGATCGGCGTGACCGTGTTCACGTTAACCGCCCTGAGCGCCGACCGGTTCTTCGCCATCGTGGACCCGATGCGCAAGCTGCACGCGTCCGTGGGCGGCCGCCGGGCCACCAAGTTCACCGTCACCGTGGCAGTGACCATATGGTGCCTGGCGGTGGCGTGCGCCGTGCCCGCGGCCACCAACTCGTACGTCAGGCAGTTCCAGCAGAACAACGTGACGCTGTTCGAGGCGTGCTACCCGTACGCCGAGGAACTGGGGCCCACCTATCCGAGGCTGGTCGTCGTCATCCGGTTCCTGGTCTACTACGTGGTGCCCCTGTCCGCCATCGCGTGTTTCTACGCCATGATGGCCCGACATCTGATCCATAGCACCAGGAACATGCCCGGCGAGGTCCAG GGACAGATGCGCCAAGTCCGAGCTCGGAAGAAAGTTGCCAAGACCGTGCTGGCTTTCGTTCTGGTGTTCGCCGTTTGTTTCCTGCCCTATCACGTGTTCATGCTGTGGTTCTACCTAAACCCCAGGTCCCAGGACGAGTACAACATATTCTGGCACGTGTTGCGTATCGCCGGCTTCTGCCTGTGCTACAGCAACTCGTGTATCAACCCCATCGCCCTCTACCTGGTCAGCGGTACGTTCCGCAAACACTTCGACCGGCAGCTGTTCTGGTGGCTCGTCAAGCCACCGGGCGGCCAAATCACCGAGTCCAAGAACGGCTACATGCGCCGAAAGAACGGCACCCGAGAGAAGGACCGAACCATCAACAACGATTCCACCACCATAGCCAACGTCCAGTTGAGCACGTTCACTAGGCGGACCGCGGACACGAACCACACGAACACCACGACGGTGCTCATCTGTACCGGTCTCAACGACGCCACCACCATCATATAG
- the LOC114118908 gene encoding neuropeptide CCHamide-1 receptor-like isoform X1: MMYLKHVFGILTLQTGTILLSSLFITVAICILLVNVLALDTESPRDDGGIIVQQLTVKFTIIMDGGNGVVNDTSNSTLLVDEYDYSERPETYIVPVLFAFIFFVGTVGNGSLVLIFIRHRNMINVPNIYILSLALGDLLVLLSCIPFTSTVYTVPSWPFGLTICKVSETTKDISIGVTVFTLTALSADRFFAIVDPMRKLHASVGGRRATKFTVTVAVTIWCLAVACAVPAATNSYVRQFQQNNVTLFEACYPYAEELGPTYPRLVVVIRFLVYYVVPLSAIACFYAMMARHLIHSTRNMPGEVQGQMRQVRARKKVAKTVLAFVLVFAVCFLPYHVFMLWFYLNPRSQDEYNIFWHVLRIAGFCLCYSNSCINPIALYLVSGTFRKHFDRQLFWWLVKPPGGQITESKNGYMRRKNGTREKDRTINNDSTTIANVQLSTFTRRTADTNHTNTTTVLICTGLNDATTII, translated from the exons gcGATGACGGTGGTATTATTGTACAACAGTTGACAGTCAAATTCACAATAATCATGGATGGCGGTAACGGTGTCGTCAACGACACGTCCAATAGCACACTACTCGTAGACGAATATGACTACTCGGAGAGACCGGAAACGTACATTGTTCCGGTACTGTTCGCGTTCATATTTTTCGTCGGTACCGTTGGAAACGGATCTCTGGTGTTGATATTCATCCGGCACAGGAACATGATCAACGTAccgaatatatacatactcaGCCTTGCGTTGGGCGATCTACTGGTGCTGTTGAGCTGCATACCGTTCACGTCCACTGTCTACACG GTGCCATCCTGGCCGTTCGGGTTGACCATCTGCAAGGTGTCCGAGACCACCAAGGACATATCGATCGGCGTGACCGTGTTCACGTTAACCGCCCTGAGCGCCGACCGGTTCTTCGCCATCGTGGACCCGATGCGCAAGCTGCACGCGTCCGTGGGCGGCCGCCGGGCCACCAAGTTCACCGTCACCGTGGCAGTGACCATATGGTGCCTGGCGGTGGCGTGCGCCGTGCCCGCGGCCACCAACTCGTACGTCAGGCAGTTCCAGCAGAACAACGTGACGCTGTTCGAGGCGTGCTACCCGTACGCCGAGGAACTGGGGCCCACCTATCCGAGGCTGGTCGTCGTCATCCGGTTCCTGGTCTACTACGTGGTGCCCCTGTCCGCCATCGCGTGTTTCTACGCCATGATGGCCCGACATCTGATCCATAGCACCAGGAACATGCCCGGCGAGGTCCAG GGACAGATGCGCCAAGTCCGAGCTCGGAAGAAAGTTGCCAAGACCGTGCTGGCTTTCGTTCTGGTGTTCGCCGTTTGTTTCCTGCCCTATCACGTGTTCATGCTGTGGTTCTACCTAAACCCCAGGTCCCAGGACGAGTACAACATATTCTGGCACGTGTTGCGTATCGCCGGCTTCTGCCTGTGCTACAGCAACTCGTGTATCAACCCCATCGCCCTCTACCTGGTCAGCGGTACGTTCCGCAAACACTTCGACCGGCAGCTGTTCTGGTGGCTCGTCAAGCCACCGGGCGGCCAAATCACCGAGTCCAAGAACGGCTACATGCGCCGAAAGAACGGCACCCGAGAGAAGGACCGAACCATCAACAACGATTCCACCACCATAGCCAACGTCCAGTTGAGCACGTTCACTAGGCGGACCGCGGACACGAACCACACGAACACCACGACGGTGCTCATCTGTACCGGTCTCAACGACGCCACCACCATCATATAG